A window of Streptomyces sp. NBC_01241 genomic DNA:
AGCGCTGTTGAGCGCCACACTGACGCCACTGGAGAAGATCGGGTCCACGAAACGTGCCGCGTCGCCGACCAGCAGGAAGTTGTCCCCGGCGATCTGCTCCATCCCGTAACTGTAGTCGCCCTCGACCTTGAAGGGCTTGATCTGGTCGGCGTTCTTGAGGGCGTCGAGCAGGTCGGGCCTGCTGGCGACCGTCTCCCAGAAGAAGTCCTCCCGGGTGCCCTCCGCCTGCTGGAAACGCTTCTTCTGGGTCACCACGCCGATCGACGTGATGGTGTCGGTGATCGGGATCTGCCACACCCAGGTGTCGGTGAGGGGCAGGAAGTGGATGAAGATGAAGTCCGCCTGGTCACCCTTGGGGTTCAGCGCCTGGCGGTCGAAGTTGTCGAACCAGGTGTGGACCGCGTACTGGTTGAAGACCGGGTCGTTGACCTTCACCTTCAGCTGGTTGCCCAGCATCGTCCGCCGGCCGCTGGCGTCGACCACCATGCGTACGGGCACGTCGACCGACTGGCCGCCCATACGCGCCCGCACCACCGGGAATTCGCCGTCGAAGTCGACCTTGCCGACCCGGACGCCCTGGTAGACCGTGGCCCCCAGGCTCTCGGCATTCTTGAGCAGGATCAGGTCGAACTTGGAGCGGTCGACATGGAAGGTGTAGTCCCGGTCCACCCCGGGCTGGTCCCTCTCGTCGAAGCGGATCTCCGCGGTGCGGAAGTCGTGCGGGCCGGCACCATAGCCGAGCGCGTCGATCGAGCGGGTCTCGGCGGACGTCCAGGCCGCTCCGTACTTCTTCGGGAAGTTCGCGGCCTCGACAGCCGGCATCGCTCCTATCTCGAGCAGCACCGGGGTCGTGGCCGTCACCAGGGACTCCCCCACATGTTCTCGAGGGAAGTTCTCGGCCTCGAAGACCACGACGGACATTCCACCTCGCGCCAGGTATGAGGCGATGGTGGAGCCGGCGGGTCCGCCGCCGATGACCGCAACATCGAAGTCTGGACTCATGTCATTCTCCTGCTCCATCGGGGCGGTGGTCGAGTTCGGGGTGGACGGACGCGCCGTCAGTCACCCTGCGTGGAGCTCGACAACCATCGCGCTGATGCTGTCAAGGTCCGCGAAGTGGTTGCCGGTGATCCGGGTCGGCGGCACGGTGACGCCGAACTCCTCGTAGATGTAGGCGAGGAGCTGTCCGGTGTTCCGGGAGTTGAGGATCCCCAGCTGCAGCAGCGGCGTGGCCGCAGTCAGCTCAGTACTGCCTTCGGTCTCCTCCAGAAACGTCCGGCTCACGTATCCCGTGATCGCAAGGAGGACCTTACTTTCGGTCAGAGGGGCGGTTGTCACGGATTCCTCCTCGTATCGGCCGCAGGCACCACGCGTCCTCGACAGGACATGGCCGCCCGCTGCGACCCATTCACCATTCTCCTGATGATGAATTCTACAGTCGATGACTTGTTGGTCAAGGACAACTCGTCGAGGAGTCGTGCTGACCCATGCAGGAGTCGAGATCGGTGCGCGGGCGACGGAACCAAGACTCACCATCAGATGAGTTCATCGACCGTTGGAGGGTACGCCCTCGCGATGAGCTGTCAACGCAGCACCTGATCTTTCACCCACCGCCACAGAGAGGTCACTCCCCTCTCGACCAGCAGTTCCAGGTGTCGGAGGCGTGCATCTGGATGCCCGAAATCCTGTTGCTCAAAGGAGAGTTGGTTGTCGCAGTCCGTGGTGGGGTGATACATAGACCGACATGACAGAAGACAAGGTTCTTGAACAGTTCGACCAGGCAGCGGCGGCCCTGGAGAACGTGGTCGCCGGCGTGAAGCCTCTTCCCTTCGATGCCCCGACGCCGTGCAGCGAGTGGTCGGTTCGACAGTTGATCAACCACGTCGTCGGCGGAAACCGCATGTTCACCGGTTTGGTCACCGGCAGCGGACCGGCCCCGGAGCAGGAGCCGGGCGACGATCCACTGGAGGCGCTCAAGAGTTCCCGCGCCACGCTGCGCGAGGCGTTCTCGGCCGACGGCGTGATGGACAAGGTCTTCCAGACTCCGATGGGTGAGCGCCCCGCCCCCCGCCTCGTCACCACGCGCATTGTCGAAATGAGCCTTCACGGCTGGGACCTGGCCAAGGCCACGGGGCAGTCCATCGACCTGCCGCAGGACGTTGTCGACACCTGCTTCAACCAGCTTCGCGCCATGCTGCCGGCCGAACGTCAGGGACTGCCGTTCGGGAACGAGCAGCCTGCCGCAAAGGGCGCGGCCTCTGTTGACCGGCTCGCGGCGTTCGCGGGTCGAGTCATCGTGTAACACCTGTCCAGGTACCGGTCGCCACACCGGGCCACTGTTCCGAGAAGCGATTCCACGCGCCACAGGCCGACGACACGCTCACCCGAGCGCGTCGTCGGCCTTTTTTCGTCACGGACCCTCTCCATCCCCGAGAGTCGGGCGACCGGCTCATCACATGATGACTTCGTCGCTTGCATCCGGTCAGCGACCGCAGGCATACTCAACATCGCCGATTTCATCGAACGTTGAGTCGCGAGGGGGAGTGCGTAATGACCAGCCAACAGGCGGAAATGCTGCAGACCACCGTCCTAGCGGACGTCGCCATCATTCTGGCGGCCGGAGTCGTGTTCGTGTCCGTCTCGCGGTTCCTGCGGCAGCCCACTGTCATCGGCGAGATCCTGGCGGGCATCGCCCTTGGACCGAGTCTTCTCGGACTCCTGCCCGGGGATCTCACCGCACGTGTCTTTCCGACCGAAGCGCGCCCGCTGCTGTCGGCGATCGCTCAGATCGGCTTACTCCTGTTCATGTTCATCCTCGGGTGGGAGCTCGATCCGAGGCTCTTGAGCAAGTCGAAAGAAGCCGTGGCGGCGGTGACCGTCGGCAGTATCGTCCTCCCGTTCGCCCTCGGCATCGGCGCGGCAGCCATGTGCTACGGAGATCATTCGATTGTCGCCGGCAAGCAGGTGCCGTTCCTGGCGTTCGCGCTCTATGTCGGTGTGTCCATGTCGGTGACCGCGTTCCCGGTTCTCGCCCGAATCCTCACGGACAGCGGGCTCGGGCAGACCCGGGTAGGTGTCCTGGCCCTGGCAAGCGCCGCTCTCGGGGACATCGTCGCCTGGTGTCTTCTCGCCGTCATCATCGGCCTGGCCACGACCGGCAGCGCGACGGGCGGGTTCGCCGTCATCATCGGCTGGTCGGCCGTCTACATCATCGGCATGGCCGTGCTGGTCCGGCCTCTGCTCGCGAAGGTGACCAGCCGGCTGGTAGAGCGTGGTCGCACCCTGCACCTGGTGGCGCTGGTCGCGACCGGCGTCTTCCTCTCCTCCTGCGCAACCTCGCTCATCGGCATTCATGCCATCTTCGGTGCCTTCGCCTTCGGCATCGTGATGCCCCGTCATCCCCGGCGCACGCTGGAGCCGGCCGTGCAGCAACCACTGCAGAACATCGCGCGGTTCCTGCTCCCGGTGTACTTCGTCGTCACCGGGCTCTCCGTGGACGTCCGGGCCCTGGGCGCGAACGACTGGCTGGTTCTGGGGCTGCTCCTGACGGTCGCCTGCGTCGGCAAGGTCGTCGGCGCAACCCTCCCCGCCCGCTGGACCGGACTGCCCTGGCGGGAGTCGCTGGGCGTCGGCGTACTGATGAACACCCGCGGACTGACCGAACTCATCATCCTGAACGTCGGTCTGAGTCTCGACATCCTCGACGATCGGCTCTTCACCATCATGGTTCTCGTCGCGCTCATCACGACCGGCATGGCAGGCCCCCTGCTCCCGTCGCTGGTCAAGAAGCCGAAGACCGACACGGCGGCCCCCGTCTCTGGCACCGTGCAGCAGGAGACCGTCCCGAGCGGGAGCGTCCAGTGAACGCCTCTCGGTGAGACGGGCCGGCAACGGCAGAGGTGACGTCGAAGGCCCCTGGAAACCGCCATGGTGTCCGGGGCCTTCGACGTCGGGTGTGACTAGCCGGTAACGGTCCAGGTGTCCTTGCCGGTGAGGAGCTGTCCCAGGTCGCCCTTGCCATTCTGTTCGATGGCGGTGTCGAGCTGGTCGGCCATGAGGGTGTCGTAGACGGGCCGCTGCACGGAGCGGAAGACGCCGATGGGGGTCTGGTGGAGCGTGTCGGGGTCGGCGAGGCGGGAGAGCGCGAACGCGGTTGTCGGGGAGGTGGCGTGCGCGTCGTGGATCAGGACGTGGGCCTGGTTCTCGGGGATGACGGTGACGACCTTCAGGCCGTCGGCGGCCGGGTCCCGGACGACTCCGTTGGTGTTGTCGGTGCCGAAGCGGATGGGCTGTCCGTGCTCGAGGCGGATGACGGCGTTCTGTGCCTGGTCCTTGTCCTTGAGGGCGTCGAAGGCGCCGTCGTTGAAGATGTTGCAGTTCTGGTAGATCTCCACCAGCGCCGTGCCGGGGTGGTCGGCCGCGGCGCGCAGGACACTGGTGAGGTGTTTGCGGTCGGAGTCGATGGTGCGGGCGACGAACGACGCCTCGGCGCCGAGGGCCAGGGAGACCGGGTTGAACGGGGCGTCGAGGGAGCCCATCGGCGTCGATTTGGTGATCTTGCCGATTTCGGAGGTGGGGGAGTACTGGCCCTTGGTGAGCCCGTAGATCCGGTTGTTGAAGAGGAGGATCTTGAGGTTCACATTGCGGCGCAGGGCGTGGATGAGGTGGTTGCCGCCGATGGACAGGGCGTCGCCGTCGCCGGTGACGACCCAGACGGACAGGTCGCGGCGGGAGCTGGCGAGTCCGGTGGCGATCGCGGGGGCGCGGCCGTGGATGGAGTGCATCCCGTAGGTGTTCATGTAGTACGGGAAGCGGGAGGAGCAGCCGATGCCGGAGACGAAGACGATGTTCTCTTTGGCCAGGCCGAGTTCGGGCATGAAGCCCTGGACGGCGGCGAGGACGGCGTAGTCGCCGCAGCCGGGGCACCAGCGCACTTCCTGGTCGGACTTGAAGTCCTTCATGGACTGTTCGGCTTCGGCCTTGGGCACCAGGTTCAGGAGCGGCTCAGGCATCGATGGCCTCCTTGAGGACGGCGGCGAGCTGCTCGGCCTTGAACGGCATGCCGTTGACCTGGGTGCGGGACTCCGCGTCGACCAGGTACGTCGCGCGGATCAGGGTGGCGAGCTGCCCGAGGTTCATCTCCGGGATCACCACCTTCTCGTACCGCTTCAACTCCTCCCCGAGGTTCTTCGGGAAGGGGCTGATGTGGCGCAGGTGTGCCTGGGCGATCGGCAGGCCGTTGCGGCGGATGCGGCGCACAGCCGCGGTGATCGGCCCGTAGGTGGAGCCCCAGCCCAGCACCAGGGTGCTCGCCTGGTCGGGGTCGTCGACCTGGATGTCGGGGACCTCGATGCCGTCGGTCTTGGCCTGGCGGGTGCGGACCATGAAGTCGTGGTTGGCGGGGTCGTAGGAGATGTTGCCGCTGCCGTCCTGCTTCTCGATCCCGCCGATACGGTGTTCGAGACCCGGGGTGCCGGGCACGGCCCACGGCCGGGCGAGGGTCTGCGGGTCGCGCTTGTAGGGCCAGAACACCTCGGTGCCGTCGGCCAGTTCATGGTTCGGACCGGTCGCGAACCGGACCCGCAGATCCGGGAGGTCATCGACGTCGGGGATCTTCCAGGGCTCGGACCCGTTCGCGAGATACCCGTCGGAGAGGAGGAAGACCGGGGTGCGGTACGTGAGGGCGATCCGGGCGGCGTCGAGTGCGGCGTCGAAGCAGTCCGCCGGGGTCCTGGGCGCCACGATCGGGACCGGCGCCTCACCGTTGCGCCCGTACATCGCCTGGAGGAGGTCGGCCTGCTCGGTCTTGGTCGGCAGGCCCGTGGACGGGCCGCCACGCTGGATGTCGATGACGATCAGCGGCAGTTCGAGGGAGACCGCCAGCCCGATCGTCTCCGACTTCAGCGCCACCCCGGGCCCGGACGTCGTCGTCACCGCGAGCGACCCGCCGAACGCGGCCCCCAGCGCCGCCCCGATCCCCGCGATCTCGTCCTCGGCCTGGAACGTACGCACACCGAAGTTCTTGTGCCGGCTCAGCTCATGCAGAATGTCCGAAGCCGGGGTGATCGGATACGACCCCAGGTAGAGCGGCAGGTCCGCCTGCCGGGATGCGGCGATCAGCCCGTAGGACAGGGCCAGATTCCCCGAGATGTTGCGGTACGTGCCCGCGGGGAAGGCCTGCGAGGCGGGTGCCACCTCGTAGCTGACGGCGAAGTCCTCCGTCGTCTCCCCGAAATTCCACCCCGCCCTGAACGCGGCCACGTTCGCCTCCGCGATCTGCGGCTTCTTCGCGAACTTCGCCCGCAGGAACGCCTCGGTCCCCTCCGTCGGCCGGTGATACATCCAGGACAGGAGCCCCAGCGCGAACATGTTCTTCGAACGCTCGGCCTCCTTGCGCGAGAGCCCGAACTCCTTCAGTGCCTCGATCGTCAGCGTCGTCAGCGGCACCGGATGAACGCTGTAGGCCTCCAGCGACCCGTCCTCCAGCGGACTGGTCGCATAGCCGACCTTCGCCATCGGGCGCTTGGTGAACTCATCGGTGTTCACGATGATTTCACCGCCGCGCGGCACATCGCCGATGTTCGCCTTCAAGGCGGCCGGGTTCATCGCGACCAGCACGTTCGGGGCGTCGCCCGGGGTCAGGATGTCGTGGTCGGCGAAATGCAGCTGGAACGACGAGACACCCGGCAGGGTGCCTGCGGGGGCGCGGATCTCGGCCGGGAAGTTCGGCAGCGTGGAGAGATCGTTCCCGAACGACGCGGTCTCCGAAGTGAACCGGTCACCTGTGAGCTGCATACCGTCACCGGAGTCACCGGCGAAGCGAATGATCACCCGATCGAGTCGGGCCACGGGTTTGTGACGACCCGGCAGCGGCCGGTCAGTGGTGTTGGTCAGGGGCGGGCTCTCGCCCTGGGGCGTGGGGTTCACAAGAGACCTCCTCGACACTCCGCCGGGGCGATCCAACACCCCGCACAGATCGTATACTCAACACTCGATGACTTCAATGAGTGTAGAGTGGGGTGGAGTGCAGACGGGGCGGTCGGACCGGCGATCCGCCGTGCCGTAAAATGAGCCGCGCACGGGAGGAATCCATCGACAGAGGAGCGGCAGTGGAGCAGGAAGCCCGGCACCCCTCCCACAAGAAGCGCAGCGGACGCCGGACGGGCCCGACAAGCAGTCACGATCTGATCCTGGAGACCGCCCGCTCGGCGTTCAGCAAGCGCGGCTTCGAGGGCACCACGATGCGAGCGGTGGCCGACGCGGCCAATGTCGACTCGGCTCTGATCCACCACTTCTTCCTGTCCAAGGAAGGGCTGTTCATGGCGGCGGCCCACGACGCCTTCACCGTGCAGGACCTTCTCCCGACGGTCGTCTCGGGCGACATGGAGCACGTGGGTGAGCGCCTGGCCCGCGCGTTCATCACGCATTGGGAGGATCCCGAGATCCAGCCCCGGCTGGAAAGCCTGATCCGCTCCGCGAGATCGTTCGAGGGCGCGACCGCCGCCCTGCTCGACTTCCTCGGCGCCGAGATCCTCCTGCCGGTCGCGGCCGCTGTCGGGCACGGCAGGCCCGAGCTGAGGGCCTCGCTCGTCGGCACCCAACTGCTCGGCGTGGCCTACGCGAGGTGGGTGCTGAGACTCGAACCGCTCGCGTCCTTGAGCGCCGAAGAGTTGGTCGCCTGCGTGGCGGACACGTGCCAGAGCTATCTCACTGATCGCCTCTGACGTACCCGCTGGGCGCCGGGATCAGTCCCTTGAGGCGGGCCAGACGGGCGTTCAGTACGGACATGAACTCGCCTCCTTCCAGGAGGGAACAACCGCCGTCGACCCACACGGCCTCGCAGCCGCCGGCAGTCTCCTGCCTCCACACCTCCATGCCCACGCCGTCGGCCGCCCGGTCCTGTCGCCCGGCGACCGCCAGGACGGGGCAGGACAGGCGCGGTCCGAACCGGCGTACATACCGCTCCGCGAGCCGCAGATCCGCACGGAGTTCCGGCCGAAACATGCGTGCCACATCCGTCGCGTGCGGCAGGTCGCCGAGGCGCGGGAGACCAGGCAGGCATGTGCTCGCCGGCTCATGGACCGCGGTGCACGACAGCGGGGCGGAGGGCCCGTTCCGGCCCACCACGACCAACAACTCGGGCGGGGCGGCGCGTCCGGCAAGAGCTCGCAGGACCTCGAACGCCAGCAGGGCGCCAAGGCCGTGTCCCAGCACCGCGTACGGCCCGTCGATCTGCCGCACGAGCCGCTCGGACAAGTCCCGGACCAGCGCGTCCCACTCGTCGATCAGTGGTTCGCGGAGCCTGGTGCCGTGTCCGGGCAGGTCGATCGGGACGACGTCGACACCGCGGGGCAGCCGGGGGTGCCAGAGACGGTAACTTTCGGCGTTGCTGCCGGCCGGGGGCAGACAGAACAGCTTCAGCCGCGAGCCGCCCCCCTCCCCTGCCGGCCGGTCCGCAGCCGGCGGCGGACCGACGGTCGACAGCAATGCGCCTATAGACACCTGGCGTTGGCGAACCCGTGCTCGCGGTGCATGGACGGCGACGGATCCGGAGTACCCCGCGGCGACCTCCAGATCGCGCACGGTCCAGCATGGGATCGCGCCGGCCTCCTTTGGCAGTCCTTCCACGCGCACCGCCGCACCGGCCCGCCTCGGCAGTCGGGTGGCCACGGACCGCAGGTCGCCGGCCAGCCCCGTACCCAGCGCCTTGAGGACCGCCTCCTTGCGTGTCCAGGACTGGAACAGGAGGCCCTGGCGAGCAGATTCGTCGCTCCGATGCCACTCCCGGTACTCGGACGGGGAGAGCGCGATGCGGGCCATGCCGTCGAGCTCGGCGAGCGGGCGTTCCCTCTCGACGTCCACCCCGACCTCGCCGGCGGTGGTGAGGGCGACCGCCGCCAGGGTGCCCGAGTGCGTCAGGTTCACCCGCAGCGCCGGTACTTTCCCGGCGGGCGACGTGTGGGCCCGGAGCCCGGTCTCGGGCGACTCCTCTCCCGTAGAGCCCCATGCTTGGAGGACGGGTTTTCCGTTCTGGCCGCGCACCAGTTCGGGCAGTGGCAGGGCCGCGCTCGTGGCGGCGGCCACCAGGATGCGTAACGCGGCCTGCGCGCAGATACCGCGCCGCCGATGCGGTTCCAGCATCCGGTCAAGCCGGTCCTGTTCGGCGGCCGGCAGCACGGACAGTGCTCGACGGGCCGCCGCCTCGTCGTCCACATGGACCAGCCAGACGAGCACGTCGGGTCCGGGCGTGACTCGCGACGCCGCGGCGGAGTCAGCCAGTTCTCCGTTGACCATGCGGCTCATCATACGTAGACTTCAACACGCGATGAAATCTACATGCTGTAGATGCTCTGGCCGGTGGGGAGCGAACGATGCTGGACGAGCGGAGAGGACAGCCGTCCATGGCCGACGTCACGCGGACCGGACGTCGGACGGTGACCCATACGCCGTCGGCTAGGCCACCTCCGCGGCGCCCTCTTCCCGCAGGACGGACTCGGGCAGTGGCTCCGTGAGGTAGCGCTGGATGTTGCGTCCGACGACGCGGATCAACTCCTGGTGGCTTGCCGCCGCAAGGGCGGGCTCGTTCAGCAGATACCGGCTGAAGGCCAACGAGAACATCTGCGACGCGGCGAGCGACGCCCGCAGTTCGGGCCGGTCGGGGCTGACCGCCTGGGCGACGGTGCCGAAGAACGGGCCGACGAAGGCGTCCTTGGTGAGGTCCGCGATCTCGACACTGTTGAGCGTCGCCGACAGGCGGACCAGGGACTTCGCCGAGCCCGGGTCTTCCCAGAACCCCAGCATGAACTTCACGATCCGGCGGCCGACCCCGCCGGGAGCGCCACGCAGGATCTCGGCGGCGAACTCTTTCGGATCGACGCGGACCTGGACGGCTTGCAGGAGCAGTTTCTCCTTGGAACCGAAATAGTGACGCACCAGGCTCGGGTCGACTCCCGCGCGCCGCGCGATGCCGCGCAGGCTGGCGCCGTGGTAGCCCCGGTCGAAGATCTCCTGCTGCGCCGCCTCGATGAGCACCTGCCGCATTGCGGGCATCGGCTGCCCGCCAGCCGTACTAGTTTCCACTGCACCACCTCTGATCGTTTCACCTGGCCGCATTGTCCCACGGCCGATGACCTCTTGATCCTTGATCTCGCCTGGAAAACGAGGGAAGTGCTGTCGGCCTACGGTCGGATGCCGGCGCGCGGCCCGGTTCCTGCGCCACTGATGACGGTGATCTCACACCACAAGACAGGAGACCTCGTGGAATTCAGTTGGACTTCCGATCAGGTCGACAGGTACGACAGAACGCTGGAAGCGGTGGCGCGGGCATTCGGCACACGAGCTCGCGCGGCCGACTCCTTCTATCTTCGCAAGGAATGGGAAACCCTCGGCGAGCTGGGGC
This region includes:
- a CDS encoding alpha/beta fold hydrolase gives rise to the protein MVNGELADSAAASRVTPGPDVLVWLVHVDDEAAARRALSVLPAAEQDRLDRMLEPHRRRGICAQAALRILVAAATSAALPLPELVRGQNGKPVLQAWGSTGEESPETGLRAHTSPAGKVPALRVNLTHSGTLAAVALTTAGEVGVDVERERPLAELDGMARIALSPSEYREWHRSDESARQGLLFQSWTRKEAVLKALGTGLAGDLRSVATRLPRRAGAAVRVEGLPKEAGAIPCWTVRDLEVAAGYSGSVAVHAPRARVRQRQVSIGALLSTVGPPPAADRPAGEGGGSRLKLFCLPPAGSNAESYRLWHPRLPRGVDVVPIDLPGHGTRLREPLIDEWDALVRDLSERLVRQIDGPYAVLGHGLGALLAFEVLRALAGRAAPPELLVVVGRNGPSAPLSCTAVHEPASTCLPGLPRLGDLPHATDVARMFRPELRADLRLAERYVRRFGPRLSCPVLAVAGRQDRAADGVGMEVWRQETAGGCEAVWVDGGCSLLEGGEFMSVLNARLARLKGLIPAPSGYVRGDQ
- a CDS encoding NAD(P)/FAD-dependent oxidoreductase, giving the protein MSPDFDVAVIGGGPAGSTIASYLARGGMSVVVFEAENFPREHVGESLVTATTPVLLEIGAMPAVEAANFPKKYGAAWTSAETRSIDALGYGAGPHDFRTAEIRFDERDQPGVDRDYTFHVDRSKFDLILLKNAESLGATVYQGVRVGKVDFDGEFPVVRARMGGQSVDVPVRMVVDASGRRTMLGNQLKVKVNDPVFNQYAVHTWFDNFDRQALNPKGDQADFIFIHFLPLTDTWVWQIPITDTITSIGVVTQKKRFQQAEGTREDFFWETVASRPDLLDALKNADQIKPFKVEGDYSYGMEQIAGDNFLLVGDAARFVDPIFSSGVSVALNSARIAAADILAAHQAGDFRKERFANYEAKLRKAVNNWYEFISIYYRLNILFTAFVQDPRYRLDVLKMLQGDVYDDEEPRALAAMREVITAVENDPTHLWRPFLGELKAPTAKASF
- a CDS encoding 2-oxoacid:ferredoxin oxidoreductase subunit beta; translated protein: MPEPLLNLVPKAEAEQSMKDFKSDQEVRWCPGCGDYAVLAAVQGFMPELGLAKENIVFVSGIGCSSRFPYYMNTYGMHSIHGRAPAIATGLASSRRDLSVWVVTGDGDALSIGGNHLIHALRRNVNLKILLFNNRIYGLTKGQYSPTSEIGKITKSTPMGSLDAPFNPVSLALGAEASFVARTIDSDRKHLTSVLRAAADHPGTALVEIYQNCNIFNDGAFDALKDKDQAQNAVIRLEHGQPIRFGTDNTNGVVRDPAADGLKVVTVIPENQAHVLIHDAHATSPTTAFALSRLADPDTLHQTPIGVFRSVQRPVYDTLMADQLDTAIEQNGKGDLGQLLTGKDTWTVTG
- a CDS encoding phosphopantetheine-binding protein — encoded protein: MTTAPLTESKVLLAITGYVSRTFLEETEGSTELTAATPLLQLGILNSRNTGQLLAYIYEEFGVTVPPTRITGNHFADLDSISAMVVELHAG
- a CDS encoding cation:proton antiporter yields the protein MTSQQAEMLQTTVLADVAIILAAGVVFVSVSRFLRQPTVIGEILAGIALGPSLLGLLPGDLTARVFPTEARPLLSAIAQIGLLLFMFILGWELDPRLLSKSKEAVAAVTVGSIVLPFALGIGAAAMCYGDHSIVAGKQVPFLAFALYVGVSMSVTAFPVLARILTDSGLGQTRVGVLALASAALGDIVAWCLLAVIIGLATTGSATGGFAVIIGWSAVYIIGMAVLVRPLLAKVTSRLVERGRTLHLVALVATGVFLSSCATSLIGIHAIFGAFAFGIVMPRHPRRTLEPAVQQPLQNIARFLLPVYFVVTGLSVDVRALGANDWLVLGLLLTVACVGKVVGATLPARWTGLPWRESLGVGVLMNTRGLTELIILNVGLSLDILDDRLFTIMVLVALITTGMAGPLLPSLVKKPKTDTAAPVSGTVQQETVPSGSVQ
- a CDS encoding 2-oxoacid:acceptor oxidoreductase subunit alpha; translation: MTNTTDRPLPGRHKPVARLDRVIIRFAGDSGDGMQLTGDRFTSETASFGNDLSTLPNFPAEIRAPAGTLPGVSSFQLHFADHDILTPGDAPNVLVAMNPAALKANIGDVPRGGEIIVNTDEFTKRPMAKVGYATSPLEDGSLEAYSVHPVPLTTLTIEALKEFGLSRKEAERSKNMFALGLLSWMYHRPTEGTEAFLRAKFAKKPQIAEANVAAFRAGWNFGETTEDFAVSYEVAPASQAFPAGTYRNISGNLALSYGLIAASRQADLPLYLGSYPITPASDILHELSRHKNFGVRTFQAEDEIAGIGAALGAAFGGSLAVTTTSGPGVALKSETIGLAVSLELPLIVIDIQRGGPSTGLPTKTEQADLLQAMYGRNGEAPVPIVAPRTPADCFDAALDAARIALTYRTPVFLLSDGYLANGSEPWKIPDVDDLPDLRVRFATGPNHELADGTEVFWPYKRDPQTLARPWAVPGTPGLEHRIGGIEKQDGSGNISYDPANHDFMVRTRQAKTDGIEVPDIQVDDPDQASTLVLGWGSTYGPITAAVRRIRRNGLPIAQAHLRHISPFPKNLGEELKRYEKVVIPEMNLGQLATLIRATYLVDAESRTQVNGMPFKAEQLAAVLKEAIDA
- a CDS encoding TIGR03086 family metal-binding protein, encoding MTEDKVLEQFDQAAAALENVVAGVKPLPFDAPTPCSEWSVRQLINHVVGGNRMFTGLVTGSGPAPEQEPGDDPLEALKSSRATLREAFSADGVMDKVFQTPMGERPAPRLVTTRIVEMSLHGWDLAKATGQSIDLPQDVVDTCFNQLRAMLPAERQGLPFGNEQPAAKGAASVDRLAAFAGRVIV
- a CDS encoding TetR family transcriptional regulator — translated: MLIEAAQQEIFDRGYHGASLRGIARRAGVDPSLVRHYFGSKEKLLLQAVQVRVDPKEFAAEILRGAPGGVGRRIVKFMLGFWEDPGSAKSLVRLSATLNSVEIADLTKDAFVGPFFGTVAQAVSPDRPELRASLAASQMFSLAFSRYLLNEPALAAASHQELIRVVGRNIQRYLTEPLPESVLREEGAAEVA
- a CDS encoding TetR family transcriptional regulator, producing MEQEARHPSHKKRSGRRTGPTSSHDLILETARSAFSKRGFEGTTMRAVADAANVDSALIHHFFLSKEGLFMAAAHDAFTVQDLLPTVVSGDMEHVGERLARAFITHWEDPEIQPRLESLIRSARSFEGATAALLDFLGAEILLPVAAAVGHGRPELRASLVGTQLLGVAYARWVLRLEPLASLSAEELVACVADTCQSYLTDRL